aaaaaaatttctacattaacagatttattttgaaaataagaatTAAAGTCCAATGCCAAAGTATTAAAGGTCAGTGTCCACGGCCGAAAATATGTTACAATTGtactcattttattttgtgattttatatttaatttattaaaaaaagaggtgtttttatttatttatttattatttttaaatcgtGCTTGAAGTATGGTATTGAAATTTATGCAAGGCTAGCTAACGGTCATCTTTCTTTACAAAGCTGAAGGTTTGTCTCATCAGCATCATGATATACAGTTACAGCCGACCGATTTTCCTTCtcctatatatacaaatatatatatatatatatatatatagactcgCACACCTAACCCCGCCCACCAACACTGTCTCTCCCGCTCCCTCTGTTTCTCACTCTCTTTCTGTTTCCTATACATTCAGCAAAAGCTTGCTCAGCTCGCCACCTTATCTGTTCAAGCCTCAAGCTCTCAGGCACAATGACTCTCGACAGCATTCCGGtaacacctctctctctctctctctctctctgctttcttgtgtgtttttttggttttgtttttgggatTGCTAAGAAAGTGGACGAAACAGCAAGAAAATGGAGATGGGGTTCTGGGTTTTAGTGCTCTTTGTTGTCTTGGTTTGTCTAGAGCTGCAAAGGGTCGTGTCATGATGATCAGGCAAAGTTGACTAAAGTCATTTCAATTCTCTGTTTAAAATGATTTGAGAGGAAAAAAGTCTTTTTCTTCGATTACTCCAGTTGTTCTTCTCGATTTGGTTTCCGAGAAAACtgttgaaaaagagaggaaaaatgaaTAACCTGAAGAAAATCAATTCTCGTATATTTTCCCCTTGCATTTCTGTACATAATGGTTTGACTTATATACAACTTATCCAAAGAGCTCACAACCAATGAAAATGAAGGAACAGCTAACAAACCTACAGCTACTCTGTACAACTCTGAGAAAGGAATACATGTATGGACTCTGTGTAGTggaaaggaagaaaacaaaaaactgaCTAATAGTGCTGTAGTGGAGTTGCCGAGCTGCAGAGAATACCCTTCACACGTCCTTGCCAATTCCCTTGCTGCTGTCACAATTTTTGCTATCCTGTGCTAAAGCTACAGGGTTATGCGATGGAGATGAGCTGGGCATCTTGATTTCTTTCTGGACCTTTTGAGAAAAACCAGGGAAATGAAGAATTGATATAATGGGAAAAATCTAGGCTTTCTAAGCGTTCCTTTTGTTTTCGTTTCTTTCTTGCTCGGCAACCAAACTAGGTAATTCGAGTTCTGATATGcagtgtgtgtatgtgtgtgcggctaaattttaaatttataaatttctgtAGTGATATTTCATCTTGCTTTCACGAGTTCTTCTGTGTGCAGAGAAATCTAAAACTATCTTCAATCTTATCTGTTTGTAAACtttaatatctattttttttttcttatgggtATTCTTGTAGTTGGCTACTATGGATCTCCAAACCGCGGATGGAGTTCGAAGGAATTCGACGAAAATATGCGCCCCAGTAATGGCGGAAACAGTTGATCAGATGCTGACTCAAGCCCGAAAGGCCAAGGAACTTGGTGCCGACCTTGTCGAGATTCGATTGGACTTCTTGAAGACCTTTAATCCTAGACAGGATCTCGAGATCTTGATTAAACAGTGTCCTTTGCCTACTCTTATCACTTATAGGTAATGAATACAATTCATAAATGTGCCTATCTGTtatctaaatattttcaaaagaagaaaaaaaaaacagttatcTAAATCTTgttcatgtaatcttgttctaTCTTGATTATAAACTCTCAGCTTGTGTAGCTTGATATACACAGTCCGTATATTTACTATAGGCCTAGATTTCAGGTACAATTGGTATTAGGAACTGAACTGTTTGTCTGGAACCGCTTCTGATTTTCTGTTGTCTGTCCTTGTTCGGAATCCTAGGAATTTCCATGTTATAATGAagattatattgtatattattatatgttttgGGGTCCTCATGCTGACCCTCTGTCAcgatcctccacctctgcaagtGAGGGGCTATTTTAGCTTCTGTGTGGTGGTCTATTTTTTATTAGCTTAAGTTTCTGGGATGGTTAATTACAAGGTTTTATGCTCTTGGCGGTTACAAATGCAAGGCTCAGATAGTCTATGTATCATGATATAACTTGACAAAAGCCAAACACTTCcaataaactaattgagttgcaGATCTTAAACTATGCAAGCTTAACGTTTTAAGACCtaaatttctttcattttcttttcaataataGAAAGGTTCAAAGAGGTGATGGTCGGAATCATCCATATTGTCATTAAGGGCATAATAAGACTTTGTTGTCAACTTTCCAATCTTGGCTTATGGAGCAGGGTTAACAGCATTGCATTTCTTGGCCATAAGATGATATTtgaatatagtttttatttgatttctttCCATTACATTATTGTATATAATACATCACATATTGGAATTTCATGGTAGTGCTTCATTCCTGTATGATTTACCATATGGGGATCCCTTTAGTTAGTGAAATATCTCCaacaagatttttttaaatgacagaTCATAGTTCTCGTACACCAAGAATAGTAGAtgcatttttaaaattagttagTATTTAAAGTTCTCTGTTCATGTTGTGTGTTTAACTTTGTAAGAATCTCTTCCCCTATACATTTCTCAGTCTGTTTAACACTTCTTTCCATGAATCATGTGTCCTTTAGGCCAATATGGGAAGGTGGAAAGTATGATGGTGATGAAAGCAAGCGACAAAATGCATTACGTCTAGCCATGGAGTTGGGAGCTGATTATATTGATGTTGAACTTCAGGTTGTTATCAACTATCTAATTGCCTGTACGATGCTTGGATGTTTTTACCATCACATATGACTTGAAATAATTGGTTCTCCATGCTTCTAATAATGAAATGTTTAAAGATTTATTGATCTTGACCTCTAATTCAAACTTTCTTGCCAATTCCAATGGTTCAACTTACTCAGACTTTTTAAATTTGCCTCTTGAAGGTGGCTCATGATTTCTACAATGCCATTCAAGGGAAGAAACCGGCAAAGATCAAAATCATCGTCTCTTCACACAACTATCAAAATACTCCATCTCTTGAAGAAATCGGCAATCTTGTGGCAAGAATACTGGCTACTGGAGCTGATATAGTAAAGGTTGCAACAACTGCTGTAGACATCACAGACTCTGCACGTCTATTTCAAATTCTAGTGCATTCTCAAGTAAGTAACTTATACACAGTATTCATACTTAATGAACTTAAGGattctttacttttattttcctCTCTTGGTTCCTGAAATCTAGAAATCTTTTGTTTCCAAACTCTGTCCAATCTAACAAAATGTTTAAACTACTAACATGTAGTAGTAAACCACataagatgcatgatgagcatgtGATACAACTACCTGCAAAATAACAACCTCTCAAATCCTAGCAACACTACGAATTTTGCTTCCCTCTTTGAGAAACCCCCAATGAAAAAGTCTTTAAGTTCTCACTTAATTTGTCATATTTCTGTGTATTTCAAGGTATATTATTGAATGATTcttgaaatgaaattgtaggtcCCCATGATAGGAATTGTCATGGGTGAGAAGGGTTTTATTTCAAGAATACTTAGTGCAAAATTTGGTGGGTTTCTCACTTTCGGTTCTATTGAGGCGGGGTTGGTATCAGCTCCTGGGCAACCAGCTGTAAAGGAGTTGCTGGAGTTATACAATTTCAGACAGTTAGGACCTGATACCAAAGTACACGGTGTTATTGGGAATCCTATCGGTCACAGCAAAAGTCCTCATCTATACAATCCAGCATTCAAATCTGTCAATTTTAATGGAATTTATTTGCCTCTGTTGGTTGATAATGTCGCCAATTTTCTCAAGACCTACTCGTCTCACGACTTTGTTGGATACAGGTaaaatctcttttcttttcataagtaatcaaagattttattgaaaaatgcaaaaggtGTAGctcaagtacataggaagtatacaagataaATACGGAACTAGAATACAGGTAAAGTCTCAATTtagaaacttcaaaataaagAGCACTATGTACCAACTAGCAGGTATACTTTCCTTTCATTGAACTTAAAATTGTTTtcactttctttattttatttgttttattctttcaTTCATGAGCAAGTGTTATTCTGTAACGTTATTTTAAACTACAGCATTCTAAAACTATGAATAATCATAGCTTTACAATGGATAGATGGCAAATAGAGAagtttaaaaggaaaataaagttCTAAAAATTATGAATAGTCATAGATGGCAACCTGGCAGAGAATTGATGTAATGGGGGATGGCTGAAGGATTATATGCTTATggtgttttttttataatctggACAGCATAATACATATTCTTTTTGGTGAGGATTTCTATCGGGGCTGTTCTATTTGttgatattattattcacatttTGTCGTAAAAGCTTAAGTTAATAGGAGGAGGTGAGtttatcatttcatttttattctacGAAATGTAACAATTCTTATTAAAATGCAGTTATACAATTCCTCATAAGGAGGCTGGGTTTAATTGTTGTGATGAGATAGATCCAATTGCCAAGGTATTCAAATCGATTTCCTtgcacatttatttatttgtttctttgtaCCACTGTACTGCTTGTCCATATCATCATGAACCATGATATTTAGTTTTCCAGGAAAGGCTTTCTTGTTACCATCTTTTTCAGTGTCAAGCGTGTTTTAATTTGATTACTTTCTCAATTTTAACCACAGGAAATTGGAGCTATTAGTTGCATGATCAAGAGACCTGATGGAAACCTAATGGGTTACAATGTTGACTATCTTGGAGCAATTGCAGCTATTGAGGAAGGACTTCGAGGTCTGATTtttattacaagctacaaaatattctatttaaatttgCTCAGTGGGTGGGTGGACTAAATTATCAGCTTTTATATGCAGCATCCAATGGTGCAAGCCAAGCATCTGGTTCTCCATTGACCGGTAAATTGTTTGTCGTCATGGGAGCTGGTGGTGCTGGAAAAGCACTTGCTTTTGgtggaaaagaaaagggagCAAGAGTCATAGTGGCCAATCGAACATATGGTAAGAATCTTTACATTTATGGTTTATTTGGTGAAGGTATTTATCTTATGGCTTCTTAAAACATAAATGGCATGTACAATGATATCTATGTTGAAGTTGCCAGATACAAGTGACTGGCATTTTAGGTCCCATTGTCGTTTTTAATAAAGTACTAGTTGTATTATGAAAAGAGTTCTTATCTCTTTGGTCAATTTATTatgcaccccccccccccccccccccctttcccttccccttttcttttttcctgttTTCACTATATTTTTTGCTCTTTTGACATTGCAGGTgctgttttttcattttatttttttattttttgtcttaatTAAATAGTGGTAGCCTTATGGGGTGAATAGAAAATCCGCCTATGAGATAAGTGGGAGaataatatttgttttcttcCGACTGCTAGACAAAGCCAAACAACTTGCCAGTAAAGTTGGAGGAGAAGCTATAACTCTTGCCGAATTAGAAAATTTCCATCCAGAAGATGGGATGATTCTTGCAAATACAACATCTGTTGgaatgaaaccaaaaattgagAGCACACCCCTTTCCAAGGTTTGCCACTTTCATGTTTTATATTCCCGTCGTTGATTCAGTGCAGTATAATGTCTCTTGGAAATTCCACTGATGTCATGTGAAGATTGATTGTTTTGTATTACTTTTATGcatattttccatcattctgaatGAACAGATAGTGCAATTGGGGGCCGTCGTTATGATAGATTGtgttatttttctatttctagaTAGTTATTCATCTTGCTTATGTCCTGTGCACTTGGGCTACACTTTTAGACCTTTACATAGATGCCTTTGTTTCATTTACATGTTTGCTGCTTAAAATAATGTACACAAATATGGTAGAATTGGCCGGGTTGCATAAATCATATAGGATAAGAAATTGGCTTATCATGCTGCATATAAACAACCAATCGTTTTGTGATGAAATAAGTTGACACCTATTTCTTTCTCTGTTTTGACAGGAAGCTCTTAAACACTATTCTTTGGTTTTTGATGCCATTTACACCCCAAAAATGACAAGACTGTTGAGAGAAGCACAAGAGTCTGGAGCCACTATTGTTTATGGAACAGAAATGTTCATTAACCAAGCATTTGTACAGTTTGAAAAGTTCACCGGATTGCCAGGTACAATGAATCAACAAAATGATCAAACCCAGGAGTTCTCTCCGCATCAAGTTTACcatcttaaatttttatcttttagtgATCTTTCCCTGAATTTTCCTTGCAGCACCAAAGCAACTGATTCGGGACACTTTGGCGAGAAATACATAAGAAATATATGTCTGGTTACTCTTATTGCAGTTGGACCTATTTTTCAACATTACAGCTATTGCATTTCAATTCCTCAATGTTCCATCAGATGTTGCCTTCTTCTGTTGTaccaataaattaaaactttcattctcgTTTATGTGCCTACTTGTGTTCATGAATTCCAAAATTAGTCCATCTTATCCTCAGCCGTGAATAGGCGGCCACAGATAAGGGTAGTTTCACAAGAGAAGATTCTGAATTTTTGGGACGTGCTTTTCAAATCAGGTTTATATAAGCATAGGGTGGGtcattgttgggaatttggatctccaaattcaccctCCTAGGAtttaccctttgcaggaataacaagaaaaatagagaaataataacaacacaataaatttacgtggaaactccaaaacaggagaaaaaccactagacccagagaagaaaatttactatgtgaaaaattgttacaatcacacaatttttctcctcaccacacccacaaaactaccccactagtaaaactttaactttacacctcttcccttTTATAAAAGGCTAATaaaggaatttaactaaagtcaaaagttattagataaactttcaactggtgcacttaaactaagaggctaagtctcttatttataacttaagAATTTGCCCTTCATTTACTCACCCACCTATATGGGACTAAAAAGTGCAAAATTCAACAATCTCCACtttgcgactttgactggtcccacagccaagctccacctcaatgaagatcttcataactTCCGCTATCGtgcttcaccataaaaatatactcactcagaataaaccaattccaagcatttcacttcggcccacgtcgaaaacaaccttgctgaaaattatggtgtaacttctaCATTTGGCTTTCCTAAAAGTTCATCAgtcatcgacatgaatttccaccacaccctgcatcaatgccaaaccaatgcctgtgtgcaaacttgtagatctgctaatattaacacatcctctatcatggcaactttgaAAATTAGCAGCATGCCAtaaggatgtacatgtctctttttaaagatcaaaatcttccatagaaagagacacaatattagcatcaatatcagtatctccatttactgacttagAGCCACTTGCGAACCTACTCCAGCTCTTGgataatttttcttgacgtgcccagagtgtccacactcccagcagactactttcttcttcatggagtttttcatcttctcatttccagctgctaccatcactaagttctcaagtggaatattacttccactacttagtcttctctcttcagaaaagattttactggtaacttttgaaaaaattattttctccttcccatgtatcaaaataggtttcataTGCTCATAGGAAGGTagaagagaccagatgagtctcaaggcttgatcctcatcatcaattttaactccaataacttctagctcagcgacaataccattgagaacacttaaatgatctgaaatagttgtaccttcactcatccgCAGTGTAAAAAACTACTCCTTCAAgtacacacgatttgagacgcccttcgtctgatacaactcttcaagtttttcccagaATTCCTTTGCGGTAGATATTCCATACATATTTGtaagaacatttttggccaggcacagacgtatcgcacttgctgttctcaaatccagatcctctcaatcttcatcgctcattttaAATTTGCTCCTTTCACCAAtcacactagtaccagtgctgacttcaggtgctggtctgcccttcaatgccttgtataatcctgattgaatcaagacatccttgacttgtacttgccacaagccaaaattgattctcccatcaaatttttCCACCTCAAATTTTACAAGATTTAAAAGCCTACTTTCTGacattattttgatgaattttactGTAGAAGtaaatagtacctcactaagtcaatttccaggaaagattggagggttacaatggacacacttaaaattttcaatctcctagacagaacctccttagactatacgtatccacactaccacaccaaagctctaccccacaaaaagaacctagtggctctgataccaattgttgagaatttagacctccaaattcacccccctaggatctatcttttgcaggaataataagaaaaatagagaaataataacaatacaagaaatttacgtagaaactccaaaacaggagaaaaaccaccagacttagagaagaaaatttactatgtgaaaaattgttacaatcacacaatttttctcctcaccacacccacaaagccaccccactagtaaaactttaactttacacctcttcccttTTATAAAAGGCTAATAgaaaaatttaactaaagtcaaaagttattagataagctttcaactggtgcacttatactaagaggctaagcctcttatttataacttaagAATTTGCTCCTCATTTACTCACCCACCGATGTGGGACTAAAAAGTGCAAAATTCAACACATTTGTCTCTTATATTCCTATGTATTGTCCAATATGGCAAGGATTCCTGCTGTTGTTTCACCAGCAAGTCCAGAAAAGACATATTTAACTATGTCATTGACAAATCTAAGTGTAAGTGAATGACGAGAACCAAGAGGTTTTCTGGGAAATGCTTCCTCTTCATTCCCTGAGGAAGACTTTCTTCTTATGATCTTGAGTATTCGTTGAAGATAATGGTCTGTTGTGGTGCGTTGCAATTCGTTGTTATGAATTGTTTGCCGGAAAATCTCGATTCCCCTTCCTCAAGATCTTAGATTAGAAAAACCAATAACATAGTTAGATAGACCACATGCCTCCGCTTCGACTAGCCCGAATTGTTGGTGAACAGAATTTGTCGCATGTGACTGTGGTGACGCAGGGAGAACACGTGTTAGCGACTTGAGGTGACGGCGAACTAGATTTGATAGATTTAGGGATGTTGAACACACTGTTATGACACATGTAACTAGCGATGGCAATTCATGTCTGTAGATTATGTTCGTGTCTTATCGAGTCATGGATATTATAATATGGGTAAATTCAAACACGACCTATTAAGTTAAACGAGTCAAAACTTTAAATCCTAACacgatttatttaaataataagtcgTGTCGTGTCTCTTGTTTtaacttgtttaataattaattagatttaGCTCAACAAGATACGATTAATTTCAACTCGTTTCATATATATGTGTTGAATTAACTAGCATAActcatttgacctgattaatataattttacataaaagttaaaatctatatttattaatagccacaatattttaaaaaaagattacctactgataaaaaaatattaacattttttcaaattttgacctataatatattcaatattacaaacttaacaataacaaatatgatcATAGGTTCAGAATTATAAtaccaataataaaaatataagcatattaagaaataccaatattacaattcaataataataaaattgtaattttaaaataaaatttaaatggatTATTGTGGGTTGATCCTTTATTGATCATATCTTAATGGATTTATTCGTTTTGATCTAAACTCATTTATATCAAACCTAATCCCATTAATTTCATATCTTGTTCGTGTTCAGTTTACAGATTATGTCATATATTGACACCCCACATATAACCGCTAGAAGCTTTAGGACATGGTGGCGCACGATGGTCATACGCAAGCCTAGTCTACGCATGAGCCTCACACACCAACTGGTTTTGTGACTATTTTACCTTTTAACAGTAAATCGATGGTTGAAGAGTGGTGCGGTGGGTGTATCTGGATGAGTAGTCTTCGGAAGTTAGTATATCATGATTAGGCAAAGTCGATGATaaagaaaatcaaaaaaaaaaaagtgaaaaaaaagaacctaTAAACACCATAATGATGGACATGGGATGGAGAGGAAACGAGGAGCATCGATTCAAATATGTTCCCATTGTTAGAGAAAAGTTGGAGTTCATCtctctagaaaaataaaagaaaaaatttttctATAAAGAGTTTTCATATCAATTCTGGAAGGACATAATTGTCCCTCATCGAGTTGGGCTTAGTTCATCTTAACTAAGGCCCAAAGTACAAATGTTACAAGTCCCCCGACTGGTAAAGAAGTAGAGGATCCAGACCAACGTAGGGAGAGGGGACAACGATCACATGGGCACACCTCTAACTGGATAGCTCGCAGGGAGCAACACCACATTAAATGTCCCGATATGGGCCATTGGCAGGAGATCTCAACGAGAAATCATGTCCTTGACAGAAGCTGACGCATTAAATGCGACGACATGTCGCCTAAAGCAAAGGGC
This genomic window from Carya illinoinensis cultivar Pawnee chromosome 7, C.illinoinensisPawnee_v1, whole genome shotgun sequence contains:
- the LOC122317288 gene encoding bifunctional 3-dehydroquinate dehydratase/shikimate dehydrogenase, chloroplastic-like isoform X1, with protein sequence MTLDSIPLATMDLQTADGVRRNSTKICAPVMAETVDQMLTQARKAKELGADLVEIRLDFLKTFNPRQDLEILIKQCPLPTLITYRPIWEGGKYDGDESKRQNALRLAMELGADYIDVELQVAHDFYNAIQGKKPAKIKIIVSSHNYQNTPSLEEIGNLVARILATGADIVKVATTAVDITDSARLFQILVHSQVPMIGIVMGEKGFISRILSAKFGGFLTFGSIEAGLVSAPGQPAVKELLELYNFRQLGPDTKVHGVIGNPIGHSKSPHLYNPAFKSVNFNGIYLPLLVDNVANFLKTYSSHDFVGYSYTIPHKEAGFNCCDEIDPIAKEIGAISCMIKRPDGNLMGYNVDYLGAIAAIEEGLRASNGASQASGSPLTGKLFVVMGAGGAGKALAFGGKEKGARVIVANRTYDKAKQLASKVGGEAITLAELENFHPEDGMILANTTSVGMKPKIESTPLSKEALKHYSLVFDAIYTPKMTRLLREAQESGATIVYGTEMFINQAFVQFEKFTGLPAPKQLIRDTLARNT
- the LOC122317288 gene encoding bifunctional 3-dehydroquinate dehydratase/shikimate dehydrogenase, chloroplastic-like isoform X3, which produces MTLDSIPLATMDLQTADGVRRNSTKICAPVMAETVDQMLTQARKAKELGADLVEIRLDFLKTFNPRQDLEILIKQCPLPTLITYRPIWEGGKYDGDESKRQNALRLAMELGADYIDVELQVAHDFYNAIQGKKPAKIKIIVSSHNYQNTPSLEEIGNLVARILATGADIVKVATTAVDITDSARLFQILVHSQVPMIGIVMGEKGFISRILSAKFGGFLTFGSIEAGLVSAPGQPAVKELLELYNFRQLGPDTKVHGVIGNPIGHSKSPHLYNPAFKSVNFNGIYLPLLVDNVANFLKTYSSHDFVGYSYTIPHKEAGFNCCDEIDPIAKEIGAISCMIKRPDGNLMGYNVDYLGAIAAIEEGLRASNGASQASGSPLTGKLFVVMGAGGAGKALAFGGKEKGARVIVANRTYGAVFSFYFFIFCLN
- the LOC122317288 gene encoding bifunctional 3-dehydroquinate dehydratase/shikimate dehydrogenase, chloroplastic-like isoform X2; this encodes MDLQTADGVRRNSTKICAPVMAETVDQMLTQARKAKELGADLVEIRLDFLKTFNPRQDLEILIKQCPLPTLITYRPIWEGGKYDGDESKRQNALRLAMELGADYIDVELQVAHDFYNAIQGKKPAKIKIIVSSHNYQNTPSLEEIGNLVARILATGADIVKVATTAVDITDSARLFQILVHSQVPMIGIVMGEKGFISRILSAKFGGFLTFGSIEAGLVSAPGQPAVKELLELYNFRQLGPDTKVHGVIGNPIGHSKSPHLYNPAFKSVNFNGIYLPLLVDNVANFLKTYSSHDFVGYSYTIPHKEAGFNCCDEIDPIAKEIGAISCMIKRPDGNLMGYNVDYLGAIAAIEEGLRASNGASQASGSPLTGKLFVVMGAGGAGKALAFGGKEKGARVIVANRTYDKAKQLASKVGGEAITLAELENFHPEDGMILANTTSVGMKPKIESTPLSKEALKHYSLVFDAIYTPKMTRLLREAQESGATIVYGTEMFINQAFVQFEKFTGLPAPKQLIRDTLARNT
- the LOC122317288 gene encoding bifunctional 3-dehydroquinate dehydratase/shikimate dehydrogenase, chloroplastic-like isoform X4 — protein: MTLDSIPLATMDLQTADGVRRNSTKICAPVMAETVDQMLTQARKAKELGADLVEIRLDFLKTFNPRQDLEILIKQCPLPTLITYRPIWEGGKYDGDESKRQNALRLAMELGADYIDVELQVAHDFYNAIQGKKPAKIKIIVSSHNYQNTPSLEEIGNLVARILATGADIVKVATTAVDITDSARLFQILVHSQVPMIGIVMGEKGFISRILSAKFGGFLTFGSIEAGLVSAPGQPAVKELLELYNFRQLGPDTKVHGVIGNPIGHSKSPHLYNPAFKSVNFNGIYLPLLVDNVANFLKTYSSHDFVGYSYTIPHKEAGFNCCDEIDPIAKEIGAISCMIKRPDGNLMGYNVDYLGAIAAIEEGLRASNGASQASGSPLTGKLFVVMGAGGAGKALAFGGKEKGARVIVANRTYGSS